DNA sequence from the Brienomyrus brachyistius isolate T26 chromosome 18, BBRACH_0.4, whole genome shotgun sequence genome:
TTATCATTAGATGTTTAACTTACCtactttaatattatttttataattctACATAGTTACCTAGTTGATCTTAACCTCGCAAAAAGTTCTTAAATTTATCCAAAAGTTAATAATCACTATTCAAATTTGTCTGTCTTAATTTCTTTGTTGACGTTCTGTAAGGTAGTGCTAACTGTGCTCTTGCAAACACGTACTTTTGCAGGAAGCACACAAtctctatgaaatgtttcaTACCAGACACCGCCTGCACCGCGAAGCCTACAAGCATAGGGTGGTGCACATCATTCAGACAATGTGAGTGCTGGCGTCTGCAAAACCACAGCCCATGTACTGTCCTCCAGAATCTGTGTTCAGGAATACAGGAAGTCAGAAACTACTGTTTGCAGCAAAGACCGTGGGTAATCTGTGCTGGAGAAGCCTGGCTTAATCAAGGAAGTATGGAGGAAGGTCTGGAAAAACTGCCCTTGGACATTTTTCTTAAAAACCATTATTGGAAAATTCAGATTCCTCAGTTCTGTATGGTGTACAAGTATGGGGGAAGCGGATTGATACTAGGAAGTAATTTAGGCAAGCAGGAAAAGTCAGTGCATTGTCCCCGATTAAGATGAGTGATGATCTAGGTTGCAGTCATAGCTGATTTTAGTTTTAATTGATGGTGTTAATGATCTGAGTGGGCTGGGTGTAGAAGCTTCACCTCAGCCTCTCAGTCCCAGTCAGAACATTCTGAAGGCTCCTGCATGAGCAGAGCTACCTGAAAAGTTTATGGCGGTGGTGAGTCTCTCTGATGTTTAATGGCCTGGACCTACATCGTTGGATGTAGATTTCTGGCAGGGtgggcagttctgtcctggtaaTTCTCTCAGCGCTCCATAGCACCCTCTTCAGGGCTCTGCAGCCGCCATACCGGGCGGTGATGCACCCAGAACTGCACAGTTgtgctgtagaaggtttttcgCAGTGCCTCAGGCGATACAGTCACTGCTCTGATTTCTAGGAGAACCCAGTTCTTTTTCCCTTCTGTTTTCAGGATAGCAGAGGCTTTTGAAAAGGCTGATGAGCATATCCAGATCTCTGGCTCTGCTGGCCAGATGTTTACCCTCTCCACTGCTATCGATGACATGGAGGCCTACACCAAGCTGACAGGTCAGGCCTTCTAGTTGGCATCTTGTTAGATAATGGAAGTATTGCTGATCATCCCTAAATCAACCAGGTTTATATAATGAACTGAAGAAATATAAGTTTCTTGCATACCTTCAAGAACTGTGTGTGGTGTGTTCGAGAAAATTGCGCAGCTATTAGTATTGAGATCTGACAGTCTTGGATGTGTCTGTGGAGTGGGATTTCCTCAAACACtctgctgattggtcagctggACTGTCAATCTCCCTCCCTAGACCATGTGTTTGAACGGATCCTATACTCCAAGCGCAATAATCTTGCTGACGCACAGACCATCCTGAAGAAAATTGTTGACCGCGAGCTGTACAAGTTTGTGGATGAGAAACGGCACCTCACAGACAAGGAGATCAAGCAGGTGAGGATCGTCGAGTAAAACTCAGATTAGTACAGAGAGGAAATGGGTGGAGATTGTTGCTGATGTGTCCCTATGATTGGCATTTGCTGATGTTTTTAACTGATAAATCTACTTCCCCTTAGGAGGAATTTCATAAgtggtataaaaaaaaaacctcttccAACTCGGATGTCAGTGTCCAGGCAGAGGACATCATCATCAAAGTAAGTTTGGTTATGCTTTCCTTATTAGGCTAGTCTCCAAATATCTAACTTTTCCTTGCTCTTCAATGTTATGGAATCAGACAGATCTATGATTTCAAGCCATTTGTCACGTTACTCATCAATTTTTCTTTCTACTTTCATaactacagactatttacatttGTGGCATGCAAATGCTTACTGCTTAATTTGCACTGCTCCAAGCTTATCAATGGGTGGGAAAACTAGGTTCTCATTTATCAAACTTTGCTAAATTTCAACGTCAAAGTATGCATATCCCAAAAGCTAGAAAATTACATGCACAAAAAATAGATTTATCAAATCTAGTGAGCACATCTAACTTTTCCTTGCTCTTCAATGTCATGGAATCAGACATATCTGTGATTTCAAGCCATTTGTCACGTTACTCATCAATTTTTCTTTCTGTCATCATTCAGGAAATTAAGATGGACTATGGAATGAAGGACAAGAACCCCATCAATGCCATGTGGTTTTACCGCAAGAATGACCCTGACTCTGTGTTCCAGTTCAGGGACGATGAGGTATGCTGCCCGTCTCCCGGTGACTGTCACCCAAACGTCAGCCCTGGCAGTGAAGCTTACTGCCGGGTTTCTGACTCGGTCTAGGCTGCCACTTATGTCACCTAATGGGCCGCCTGCTCCTAGCTTCTAATCCATCTGTTCACATCCTCATTATGCCTCATGTCATCCTCATaactacagactatttacatacGTGGCATGCAAATGCTTACTGCCTAATTTGCACTTAATGCAGTTAGTCACAATGCAGTTACAAGCATTAATTCATGGGAAGTGGTGACAAGATATGGtattttataattaatttaAGGTAAATGCATAAAATCAATGAATTCCACTTAACATAGATTTACTGTTTCTTGTGCCAAAGCACGGCTTGCTCATATGAATTGCTAGCATTCTCGCAGTCATGATGCTGGTTTACTTACAGCTCTGTGCTGCACAATATTTGCTGTCTTTTCACACTTTATCCACCATGTTGCGCATACATACctctaacattcattcatttacttGGAAATTTGCGTACGCACATTTTAGGCCTCCTTTCGTGCGTACGCACCTTTGTTAAATGAGGCCCCTGGATGCTCCTCTTATCTGTCTTAGGTGGTTTCAGGTTAAAGTAATTTGCAAAGAGCATGAATTTTGCAAACATTATGTATTAACTCCAGATACTTGAGGTGGGGGTGTAAACAGCTGCTCAATCTGGGAAAGAGCCTGATCACTTATGTGCTGCTCGATATTCTAACCTTAGGTCTCTGAGCTCCTCCCTAAGAAGTTTTCAGAGAAGATAATCCGCGTCTACTGCAAAAAGACGGATAACGACAGCCTGGATGTAGCCAAGAAGTACTTTAAGGAGTGGTACGACACCATTAAACAGGGTTAATCTGCATGTCAGCGCAGCATTTGCCATGGAAGAGGATGCATTTATTTTATACTTCATGTTTATTCCCAGAATCTTTCATTTATGTGCTGTAATTGTTGTGATGTCACACTGAATCCATTTAATTTAACAATTTTCATATTGGTGCAATTTAGAACATTTTTCTGTTAGAATTATCATGCATGTTGGTATGTACTGCAGGTATTTGCTGTTTAGTTTGGGATGCTGTACATTTGTTGTACCCAGTTATCACTATGTATCACAACCACAGTGTATGAAATACAGATGGTTCTTGCTCATATCTAGAAGGTTCCTGCTGTAACAGTAATGGTACACATGATTGTCACAACATCTGCCATGTTAAATCTAGATTAAAAATTTTGTTATTTTGGGTGCATTTGATTAATATTCCAGGTCAatcaatatatccatccatccattttccaaaccgtttatcctactgggtcacggggggtccggagcctatcccggaagcaatgggcacaaggcagggaacaaccctggatggggggccagcccatcgcagggcacactcacacacctttcactctcacatgcatacctacgggcaatttagcaactttttggactgtggggggaaaccggagtacccggaggaaaccccacgacgacatggggagaacatgcaaactccacacacatgtgacccaggcggagactcgaacccgggccccagaggggcgaggcaacagtgctaaccactgcaccaccatgccgatgTCAATcaatatattgtatttgttattcttaatatttttaagtatcatttttccccttttttaattatatatatttatttagcaggcatTTTTGTCCACTGTGATGTACGAGTGACAATGTATGAGAGAACGAaagatgattggttcagagagatgcttggccccacctcctctacaagtAAATCTCCCAGGAGCCATAGATGTACGTCATCAAAATAGCAAATAGAAGGGGGGATAGGTAAGGAGTGCGTGCTGGTACAGCGCATTGCCGCAGCCACCACACCTCCGCGGGGACGAGAACCTGAGTGCGGCCGTGCGGCGGGCGTCACCTCAGCCACCACACCTCCGCGGGGACGAGAACCTGAGTGCGGCCGTGCGGCGGGCGTCACCTCAGCC
Encoded proteins:
- the LOC125712534 gene encoding deoxynucleoside triphosphate triphosphohydrolase SAMHD1-like isoform X2, with the protein product MGGSKSAPETKIAEAFEKADEHIQISGSAGQMFTLSTAIDDMEAYTKLTDHVFERILYSKRNNLADAQTILKKIVDRELYKFVDEKRHLTDKEIKQEEFHKWYKKKTSSNSDVSVQAEDIIIKEIKMDYGMKDKNPINAMWFYRKNDPDSVFQFRDDEVSELLPKKFSEKIIRVYCKKTDNDSLDVAKKYFKEWYDTIKQG
- the LOC125712534 gene encoding deoxynucleoside triphosphate triphosphohydrolase SAMHD1-like isoform X1 codes for the protein MDYFARDCHHLGIRNNFDFERFLMFARVCDIDGRKQICTRDKEAHNLYEMFHTRHRLHREAYKHRVVHIIQTMIAEAFEKADEHIQISGSAGQMFTLSTAIDDMEAYTKLTDHVFERILYSKRNNLADAQTILKKIVDRELYKFVDEKRHLTDKEIKQEEFHKWYKKKTSSNSDVSVQAEDIIIKEIKMDYGMKDKNPINAMWFYRKNDPDSVFQFRDDEVSELLPKKFSEKIIRVYCKKTDNDSLDVAKKYFKEWYDTIKQG